A window of the Pseudomonas furukawaii genome harbors these coding sequences:
- a CDS encoding AzlC family ABC transporter permease, whose protein sequence is MSRITEFTRGARDIVPMIVGAIPFGIIFGTLASGAGLSAWQTLGMSMLVFAGSAQFIAITLLGGGAGAAVVLLTTLVVNLRHALYSATLQPFVRHLPSRWRMPLAFWLTDEAFAVVQHRYAEPDDSPHKHWYFLGGALAMYLNWQLCTLVGVIFGQAVPNLAAWGLDFAMLATFIGIVVPMLRNKPQVAAALVAGAVALACHGLPYKLGLMVAALCGILVGVVLERRYRLDLIREDISCKPGA, encoded by the coding sequence ATGTCCCGCATCACCGAGTTCACGCGCGGCGCCCGAGACATCGTTCCGATGATCGTCGGCGCCATTCCCTTCGGCATCATCTTCGGCACCCTGGCGTCCGGCGCCGGGCTGTCCGCCTGGCAGACCCTGGGCATGTCGATGCTGGTGTTCGCCGGCTCCGCCCAGTTCATCGCCATCACCCTGCTGGGCGGCGGCGCTGGCGCGGCGGTGGTGCTGCTGACGACCCTGGTGGTCAACCTGCGCCATGCGCTCTACAGCGCCACCCTGCAACCTTTCGTCCGTCACTTGCCGAGCCGCTGGCGGATGCCGCTGGCCTTCTGGCTCACCGACGAGGCGTTCGCCGTGGTCCAGCACCGCTATGCGGAGCCGGACGATTCGCCCCACAAGCACTGGTACTTCCTCGGCGGGGCGCTGGCGATGTACCTGAACTGGCAGCTCTGCACCCTGGTGGGGGTGATCTTCGGCCAGGCGGTCCCCAACCTCGCCGCCTGGGGCCTGGATTTCGCCATGCTCGCCACCTTCATCGGCATCGTCGTGCCCATGCTGCGCAACAAGCCCCAGGTGGCCGCCGCCCTGGTGGCCGGCGCCGTCGCCCTGGCCTGTCACGGCCTGCCCTACAAGCTCGGCCTGATGGTGGCCGCGCTGTGCGGCATCCTGGTGGGGGTTGTGCTGGAGCGACGTTATCGACTCGACCTGATCCGGGAGGACATCTCGTGCAAACCTGGAGCCTGA
- a CDS encoding AzlD domain-containing protein, whose amino-acid sequence MQTWSLILGMAAITFAIRYSLFAWPSLSFPPLVRQGLHYVPTAVLTAIVVPGMLMPDGQHLDLALDNAYLLAGLGTLLIAALTRHLLATILGGLALFFLLRWALGQLPI is encoded by the coding sequence GTGCAAACCTGGAGCCTGATCCTCGGCATGGCGGCCATTACCTTCGCCATCCGCTACAGCCTGTTCGCCTGGCCAAGCCTGAGCTTCCCGCCGCTGGTGCGCCAGGGTCTGCATTACGTGCCGACGGCGGTGCTCACCGCCATCGTGGTGCCCGGGATGCTGATGCCCGACGGCCAGCACCTCGACCTGGCGTTGGACAACGCCTACCTGCTGGCGGGGCTGGGGACCCTTCTGATCGCCGCGCTGACGCGCCATCTGCTGGCGACCATCCTTGGAGGACTGGCGCTGTTCTTCCTGTTGCGCTGGGCCCTGGGGCAGTTGCCGATCTAA
- a CDS encoding MFS transporter: MSQHSQFALLGTRRFLPFFVTQLLGAFNDNIFKQSLILAILYKLAIAGDKSVFTNLCALLFILPFFLFSALGGQFGEKFAKDALIRAIKLAEVVIMAVGALGFYLDSLPLLFAALFAMGTHSALFGPVKYSILPQVLREDELVGGNALVEMGTFLAILAGTISAGIMMSVEGYEPVVASAIVLTACLGYLASRGIPRAAAALPSLALDWNIFRQSWRILRLGLGQRPAVSRSLVGNSWFWFLGAVYLTQIPAYSKEFLHGDESVVTLILTVFSVGIALGSMLCERLSGGKVEIGLVPFGSIGLTLFGLLLWWHSGGFPQAAQPHDWLAVLGHGQAWLILADILGIGLFGGFYIVPLYALIQARTVESERARVIAANNILNAAFMVVSAVVSILLLSVAGLSIPELFLVVSLMNVAVNSYIFKIVPEFTMRFLVWLLGHSMYRVEHKGLEAIPEEGPAVLVCNHVSFVDALLIGGAVRRPVRFVMYYKIYDLPVLNFIFRTAGTVPIAGRQEDLLVYDRAFKRIAEYLRAGEVVCIFPEGKLTGDGELNEFKAGIERILEENPVPVIPMALQGLWGSFFSRDPARGLFRRFWSRIRLVAGAPLAPERADRKTLQMQVAALRGDAR; encoded by the coding sequence ATGAGCCAACACTCTCAATTCGCCCTGCTGGGCACGCGGCGGTTCCTGCCGTTCTTCGTGACCCAGTTGCTGGGTGCTTTCAACGACAACATCTTCAAGCAGTCGCTGATCCTCGCAATCCTCTACAAGCTCGCCATCGCCGGCGACAAGAGCGTCTTCACCAACCTCTGCGCATTGCTGTTCATCCTGCCGTTCTTCCTCTTCTCCGCCCTGGGCGGGCAGTTCGGCGAGAAGTTCGCCAAGGACGCGCTGATCCGGGCGATCAAGCTGGCGGAGGTGGTGATCATGGCGGTAGGGGCGCTGGGCTTCTACCTGGACAGCCTGCCACTGCTGTTCGCCGCGTTGTTCGCCATGGGCACGCACTCGGCGCTGTTCGGCCCGGTGAAGTACTCGATCCTGCCGCAGGTGCTGCGGGAGGACGAGCTGGTGGGGGGCAACGCCCTGGTGGAGATGGGCACCTTCCTGGCCATCCTCGCCGGCACCATCAGCGCCGGCATCATGATGTCGGTGGAGGGCTACGAGCCGGTGGTGGCGAGCGCCATCGTCCTCACCGCCTGCCTGGGCTACCTGGCCAGTCGCGGCATTCCCCGCGCCGCCGCGGCGCTGCCGTCGCTGGCGCTGGACTGGAACATCTTCCGCCAGTCCTGGCGGATCCTCCGCCTCGGGCTCGGCCAGCGTCCTGCGGTGTCCCGCTCCCTGGTGGGCAACTCCTGGTTCTGGTTCCTGGGCGCGGTCTACCTGACCCAGATTCCGGCCTATTCCAAGGAGTTCCTCCACGGCGACGAGAGCGTGGTGACGTTGATCCTCACGGTGTTCTCGGTGGGCATCGCGCTGGGCTCGATGCTCTGCGAACGCCTGTCCGGCGGCAAGGTGGAGATCGGCCTGGTGCCCTTCGGCTCCATCGGCCTGACCCTGTTCGGCCTGCTGCTCTGGTGGCATTCCGGCGGCTTCCCGCAGGCGGCGCAGCCCCATGACTGGCTGGCCGTGCTGGGCCATGGCCAGGCCTGGCTGATCCTTGCGGATATCCTCGGCATCGGCCTGTTCGGCGGCTTCTATATCGTGCCGTTGTATGCGCTGATCCAGGCACGCACGGTGGAGAGCGAACGCGCCCGGGTGATCGCCGCCAACAACATCCTCAACGCGGCGTTCATGGTGGTCTCGGCGGTGGTGTCGATCCTTCTCCTCTCCGTGGCCGGCCTGTCGATACCCGAGTTGTTCCTGGTGGTGTCGCTGATGAACGTCGCGGTGAACAGCTACATCTTCAAGATCGTCCCCGAGTTCACCATGCGCTTCCTGGTCTGGCTCCTGGGTCATTCCATGTACCGGGTGGAGCACAAGGGGCTGGAGGCGATTCCCGAGGAAGGGCCGGCGGTGCTGGTGTGCAACCACGTGTCATTCGTCGACGCGCTGCTGATCGGCGGTGCGGTGCGCCGGCCGGTGCGCTTCGTCATGTACTACAAGATCTACGACCTGCCGGTGCTGAATTTCATCTTCCGTACCGCTGGCACCGTGCCCATCGCCGGGCGCCAGGAAGACCTGCTGGTCTATGACCGGGCCTTCAAGCGCATCGCCGAGTACCTGCGGGCGGGCGAAGTGGTGTGCATCTTCCCCGAAGGCAAGCTGACCGGCGACGGGGAGCTGAACGAGTTCAAGGCGGGCATTGAACGCATCCTCGAGGAGAATCCGGTGCCGGTGATCCCCATGGCGCTGCAGGGACTCTGGGGCAGTTTCTTCAGCCGCGATCCGGCCAGGGGCTTGTTCCGCCGCTTCTGGTCGCGCATCCGGTTGGTGGCGGGTGCGCCGCTCGCCCCCGAGCGGGCCGACCGGAAGACGCTGCAGATGCAGGTCGCAGCCCTCAGGGGCGACGCTCGCTGA
- the sugE gene encoding quaternary ammonium compound efflux SMR transporter SugE: MSWIILFFAGLFEVGWAVGLKYTEGFTRPLPTALTVLAMVISLGLLGLAMKELPLGTAYAIWTGVGAVGTVIAGVILFGESMALVRLLSVALIIGGLIGLKLSH; encoded by the coding sequence ATGTCCTGGATCATCCTCTTCTTCGCCGGCCTGTTCGAAGTGGGCTGGGCCGTCGGCCTGAAATACACCGAAGGCTTCACCCGTCCCCTGCCCACCGCCCTGACCGTGCTCGCCATGGTCATCAGCCTCGGCCTCCTCGGCCTGGCGATGAAGGAACTGCCCCTGGGCACGGCCTATGCCATCTGGACCGGCGTCGGAGCCGTAGGCACCGTGATCGCCGGCGTCATCCTCTTCGGCGAGTCCATGGCACTGGTGCGCCTGCTCAGCGTCGCCCTGATCATCGGCGGCCTGATCGGCCTCAAGCTGAGCCACTGA
- a CDS encoding bile acid:sodium symporter family protein, translated as MRALAALSRFVGNTFALWILLFAILAFYQPAWFLPLTKWIVPLLGLIMFGMGLTLKTEDFREVARRPLRVMIGVLAQFLIMPGLAWLLCRLLQLPPEIAVGVILVGCCPGGTASNVMTWFSRGDVALSVAITAVTTLLAPLVTPALIWLLASAWLPVEFGALFKSILQVVLLPIALGLVVQRLLGDRVRLAVDVLPLVSVVSIVAIVAAVVAASQARIAESGLLIMAVVVLHNGLGLTLGYLAGRAFGLPLAQRKTLSIEVGMQNSGLGAALASAHFSPLAAVPSALFSVWHNLSGSLLAAVYRRMHDDSDKS; from the coding sequence ATGCGCGCCCTCGCTGCCCTGAGCCGCTTCGTCGGCAACACCTTCGCCCTCTGGATCCTGCTGTTCGCGATCCTGGCCTTCTACCAGCCGGCCTGGTTCCTGCCCCTGACGAAATGGATAGTGCCGCTGCTGGGCCTGATCATGTTCGGCATGGGCCTGACCCTGAAGACCGAGGACTTCCGGGAGGTCGCGCGGCGCCCGCTGCGGGTGATGATCGGCGTGCTCGCCCAGTTCCTCATCATGCCGGGCCTCGCCTGGCTGCTTTGCCGTCTCCTGCAACTGCCGCCGGAAATCGCCGTGGGGGTCATCCTGGTGGGTTGCTGCCCGGGAGGGACCGCCTCCAACGTGATGACCTGGTTCTCCCGGGGCGACGTCGCCCTGTCGGTGGCCATCACCGCCGTGACCACCCTCCTCGCGCCCCTGGTCACACCCGCCCTGATCTGGCTGCTGGCCTCCGCCTGGCTGCCGGTGGAATTCGGCGCCCTGTTCAAGTCCATCCTCCAGGTGGTGCTCCTGCCCATCGCCCTCGGCCTGGTGGTCCAGCGACTGCTGGGCGATCGCGTGCGCCTGGCGGTGGATGTGCTGCCCCTGGTGTCGGTGGTGAGTATCGTCGCCATCGTCGCCGCCGTGGTCGCGGCGAGCCAGGCCAGGATCGCCGAATCCGGCCTGCTGATCATGGCCGTGGTGGTGCTGCACAACGGCCTGGGCCTCACCCTCGGCTACCTGGCCGGCCGCGCCTTCGGTCTGCCGCTGGCCCAGCGCAAGACGCTCTCCATCGAAGTGGGCATGCAGAATTCGGGACTCGGCGCGGCACTGGCCAGCGCCCATTTCTCGCCACTGGCCGCCGTGCCCAGCGCATTGTTCAGCGTCTGGCACAACCTGTCCGGCTCCCTGCTGGCTGCGGTCTACCGCCGCATGCATGACGACTCCGACAAGAGCTGA
- the rdgC gene encoding recombination-associated protein RdgC encodes MWFRNLLVYRLTQDLNVDAEALEAALATKPARPCASQELTTYGFVAPFGKGADAPLVHVSEGFFLVAARKEERILPGSVVRDALKEKVDEIELQQMRKAYKKERDQLKDEIVQTLLPRAFIRKSATFAAIAPAQGLILVDASSPKRAEDLLSTLREAIGSLPVRPASVKIAPTATLTQWVKTQEAATDFYVLDECELRDTDEDGGVVRCKRQDLTSDEIQLHLSSGKLVTQLSLAWQDKLSFILDDKLVIKRLRFEDLLQEKAEQDGGDDALSQLDASFTLMMLTLVEFIPQLFEALGGEEIPQGV; translated from the coding sequence ATGTGGTTTCGCAACCTGCTCGTCTACCGCCTCACCCAGGATCTGAACGTCGATGCCGAGGCGCTGGAAGCCGCGCTGGCCACCAAGCCGGCCCGTCCCTGCGCCAGCCAGGAGCTGACCACCTATGGTTTCGTCGCCCCCTTCGGCAAGGGCGCGGATGCACCGCTGGTGCATGTCAGTGAGGGCTTCTTCCTGGTGGCCGCACGCAAGGAAGAGCGCATCCTCCCTGGCAGCGTGGTGCGTGATGCGCTGAAGGAGAAGGTCGACGAGATCGAGCTGCAACAGATGCGCAAGGCCTACAAGAAGGAGCGCGACCAGCTGAAGGACGAGATCGTCCAGACCCTGCTGCCCCGCGCCTTCATCCGCAAGTCGGCCACCTTCGCCGCCATCGCCCCCGCCCAGGGCCTGATCCTGGTGGACGCCTCCAGCCCCAAGCGCGCCGAGGACCTGCTGTCCACCCTGCGCGAGGCCATCGGATCCCTGCCGGTGCGCCCGGCCTCGGTGAAGATCGCCCCCACCGCCACCCTCACCCAGTGGGTCAAGACCCAGGAAGCCGCCACCGACTTCTACGTACTGGACGAGTGCGAACTGCGGGATACCGACGAGGACGGCGGCGTGGTGCGCTGCAAGCGCCAGGACCTGACCAGCGACGAGATCCAGCTGCACCTGTCCTCCGGCAAGCTGGTCACCCAGCTGTCCCTGGCCTGGCAGGACAAGCTGTCCTTCATCCTCGACGACAAGCTGGTGATCAAGCGCCTGCGCTTCGAGGACCTGCTGCAGGAGAAGGCCGAGCAGGACGGCGGTGACGACGCCCTCAGCCAGCTGGACGCCAGCTTCACCCTGATGATGCTGACCCTGGTGGAGTTCATCCCGCAGCTGTTCGAAGCCCTGGGCGGCGAGGAAATCCCCCAAGGCGTCTGA
- a CDS encoding FKBP-type peptidyl-prolyl cis-trans isomerase: MKQHRLAAAVALVGLVLAGCDSQTSVELKTPAQKASYGIGLNMGKSLAQEGMDDLDPKAVAQGIEDAIGKKEQRLKDEELVEAFAFLQKRAEERMTALNAENAKAGKKFLEDNGKREGVVTTASGLQYEIVKKAEGAQPKATDVVTVHYEGKLTDGTVFDSSIQRGSPIDLPVNGVIPGWVEGLQLMHVGEKVKLFIPAELAYGEQSPSPAIPANSVLVFDLELLGIKNPSAEDQQAAEQQ; the protein is encoded by the coding sequence ATGAAACAACATCGGTTGGCGGCCGCTGTGGCCCTGGTGGGCCTGGTTCTCGCGGGCTGCGATTCGCAGACCAGCGTTGAGCTCAAGACTCCGGCACAGAAGGCCTCCTACGGCATCGGTCTGAACATGGGCAAGAGCCTTGCCCAGGAAGGCATGGATGACCTCGATCCCAAGGCTGTTGCCCAGGGCATCGAAGACGCCATCGGGAAGAAGGAGCAGCGCCTGAAGGATGAGGAGCTGGTGGAAGCCTTCGCTTTCCTGCAGAAGCGTGCCGAGGAGCGCATGACCGCCCTGAACGCCGAGAACGCCAAGGCCGGGAAGAAGTTCCTGGAAGATAACGGCAAGCGTGAAGGCGTCGTGACCACCGCCTCCGGCCTGCAGTACGAGATCGTCAAGAAGGCCGAGGGCGCCCAGCCCAAGGCCACCGACGTGGTGACCGTGCACTACGAGGGCAAGTTGACCGATGGCACCGTGTTCGACAGTTCCATCCAGCGTGGCAGCCCCATCGACCTGCCGGTGAACGGCGTTATCCCGGGTTGGGTGGAAGGTCTGCAACTGATGCATGTCGGCGAGAAGGTCAAGCTCTTCATCCCCGCTGAGCTGGCTTACGGTGAGCAGAGCCCGAGCCCGGCCATTCCGGCCAACTCGGTACTGGTGTTCGATCTGGAGCTGCTGGGTATCAAGAACCCGTCCGCCGAGGATCAGCAGGCTGCCGAACAGCAGTAA
- a CDS encoding YkvA family protein, producing MKAPWNFQRYLTLAQRFLAGGRLPALLLAVSRKRASQGGRLGAVKDDLGMLLTLANAWLRGEYRRINPKAFLAVVGALIYFVTPLDALPDWLLGLGFVDDLAVLAWVLKTWSDELDAFRAWRSAQAPERRMALERLPAPDTRQP from the coding sequence ATGAAAGCACCCTGGAATTTCCAGCGTTACCTGACCCTGGCACAGCGTTTCCTCGCCGGCGGGCGGCTGCCCGCGCTGTTGCTGGCCGTTTCTCGCAAGCGTGCAAGCCAGGGAGGCCGGCTGGGGGCCGTGAAGGATGACCTGGGGATGCTGCTGACGCTGGCCAACGCCTGGTTGCGGGGCGAGTATCGCCGGATCAACCCCAAGGCCTTCCTTGCAGTGGTCGGTGCGCTCATCTACTTCGTCACCCCCCTCGACGCCTTGCCGGACTGGCTGCTGGGCTTGGGCTTCGTCGACGACCTGGCGGTGCTCGCCTGGGTACTGAAGACCTGGAGTGATGAGCTGGACGCCTTCCGTGCCTGGCGTTCCGCGCAGGCGCCGGAGCGACGCATGGCCCTTGAGCGACTTCCAGCTCCCGATACCCGGCAGCCCTGA
- a CDS encoding helix-turn-helix domain-containing protein, producing MSVQVIMRDGQAEYAVLPWAEYQALLRAAGQAAGEPATESARTALGQLKSLRESQGQSLEQLARAVGISPHYLGLIESGEREPDEAIKRGLARALGVAGWESGS from the coding sequence ATGAGTGTGCAAGTAATCATGCGGGACGGTCAGGCGGAGTATGCAGTGCTGCCCTGGGCCGAATACCAGGCGCTGCTGCGCGCCGCCGGCCAGGCCGCCGGAGAGCCGGCTACCGAGTCCGCCAGAACGGCGCTCGGCCAACTCAAGTCGTTGCGTGAATCCCAGGGGCAGAGCCTTGAGCAATTGGCCCGTGCGGTGGGCATCAGCCCCCATTACCTGGGGCTCATAGAAAGCGGTGAGCGGGAACCCGATGAAGCCATCAAGCGTGGCCTGGCCCGCGCCCTGGGCGTTGCCGGGTGGGAGTCGGGGTCTTGA
- a CDS encoding tetratricopeptide repeat protein, translating into MFWPLRARIGYRVARWLMRFRSLVSNPRSWRWMQGQYARMAALGDRDAQSFYGHLLLHRGQGLGARDEGIRLLRLAAGAGDGKSAYQLGVLSLDGDARQAPDAAQAARWWELAAERGHPLAARKLVELYRAGGPGLVPDAAAAERAEMRASRLGF; encoded by the coding sequence ATGTTCTGGCCACTGCGAGCCAGGATCGGTTACCGGGTGGCCCGTTGGCTGATGCGTTTCCGTTCGCTGGTGTCCAATCCCCGGTCCTGGCGGTGGATGCAAGGGCAGTACGCGCGCATGGCGGCGCTTGGTGACCGCGATGCGCAGAGCTTCTACGGCCATCTGCTGCTTCATCGGGGGCAGGGGCTTGGTGCCCGTGACGAGGGGATTCGCCTGCTGCGCCTCGCGGCTGGCGCGGGTGACGGCAAGTCCGCCTACCAGTTGGGCGTCCTGAGCCTGGACGGCGATGCACGCCAGGCTCCGGATGCTGCGCAAGCCGCGCGCTGGTGGGAGCTGGCCGCGGAGCGGGGGCACCCGCTGGCGGCACGCAAGCTCGTCGAGCTCTACCGCGCGGGTGGGCCGGGCCTGGTGCCCGACGCGGCAGCCGCCGAGCGGGCGGAGATGCGCGCCTCCCGACTTGGCTTCTGA
- a CDS encoding bifunctional diguanylate cyclase/phosphodiesterase → MTVTEQLSALGLILAHGDLHSLFQPILSLSERRILGYEALTRGPSNSPLHSPVTLFAVARHAGRLSELEMACRKSACQRFKEQKLDGLLFLNVSPESLLDPAHQPGRTLKMLQAFGIPPSRVVIELTEQTPTEDFGLLDTALHHYRAMGFSIALDDLGAGYSSLRLWSELRPDYVKIDRHFIDGIHQDAVKREFVESILKMAKASRALVIAEGIELPEELAVLAEMGVDLVQGYLLGRPQESPSRDARALLPTLESTAGINEETCDLSALLAEQPAVPEHTPIHEVLEAFRAQPNLNSLAVLDRLQRPVGVVHRHLLSEALLRPFATDLFTRKPVNRLMTTDFLAVELGQSLQQVSRLITSRARQRIEEDFIIIQDGRYRGLGRVIDVLKLITELKIQQARHANPLTLLPGNVPIQQCLTRLLQQRRPAVVCYVDIDSFKPFNDLYGYARGDEVLLCLAQCLSERVDPARDFVGHIGGDDFMLVLGSEDWRLRLNQLMEDFQGQSRRFYRSEHLQAGCFVAHNRHGEREEYPLLSLSIGVVSLTPEDAERLDADQLASLASEAKRHAKAMPGYSLHILEAS, encoded by the coding sequence ATGACCGTCACCGAGCAGTTGAGCGCGCTGGGCCTGATCCTCGCTCACGGCGACCTGCACAGCCTGTTCCAGCCCATCCTGTCACTATCCGAACGGCGCATCCTCGGTTACGAGGCGCTGACCCGCGGCCCATCCAACAGCCCGCTGCACTCCCCCGTGACGCTGTTCGCCGTGGCGCGCCACGCCGGGCGGCTCAGCGAACTGGAGATGGCCTGCCGCAAGAGCGCCTGCCAGCGCTTCAAGGAACAGAAGCTCGACGGCCTGCTGTTCCTCAACGTGTCCCCCGAGTCCCTGCTGGACCCGGCCCACCAACCGGGTCGGACCCTGAAGATGCTCCAGGCCTTCGGCATCCCCCCCAGCCGGGTGGTGATCGAACTCACCGAACAGACCCCGACCGAGGACTTCGGCCTGCTGGACACCGCCCTGCATCACTACCGCGCCATGGGCTTCTCCATCGCCCTCGACGACCTGGGGGCCGGCTACTCCAGCCTGCGCCTGTGGTCCGAACTGCGCCCCGACTACGTGAAGATCGACCGCCACTTCATCGATGGCATCCATCAGGACGCGGTGAAGCGGGAGTTCGTCGAATCCATCCTGAAGATGGCGAAGGCTTCCCGGGCGCTGGTCATCGCCGAGGGCATCGAGTTGCCGGAAGAACTCGCGGTGTTGGCGGAAATGGGGGTCGACCTGGTGCAGGGCTACCTGCTCGGGCGTCCGCAGGAATCGCCATCGCGCGATGCTCGCGCCCTGCTGCCGACGCTGGAGTCGACTGCGGGCATCAATGAGGAAACCTGCGATCTTTCCGCCCTGCTGGCCGAACAGCCGGCGGTACCGGAACACACCCCGATCCATGAAGTACTGGAAGCCTTCCGCGCCCAGCCCAACCTGAACTCGCTGGCAGTGCTGGACAGACTGCAGCGCCCGGTGGGCGTGGTTCATCGACACTTGCTGTCCGAGGCGCTGCTGCGCCCTTTCGCCACCGACCTCTTCACCCGCAAGCCGGTGAACCGGTTGATGACCACCGATTTTCTCGCGGTGGAACTGGGCCAGTCCCTGCAGCAGGTCAGCCGACTGATCACCAGCCGTGCGCGACAGCGTATCGAGGAAGACTTCATCATCATCCAGGACGGCCGCTACCGGGGACTGGGACGGGTGATCGACGTACTCAAGCTGATCACCGAACTGAAGATCCAGCAGGCTCGCCATGCCAATCCCCTGACCCTGCTGCCCGGCAACGTGCCCATCCAGCAGTGCCTCACCCGGCTCCTGCAACAACGCCGCCCGGCAGTGGTGTGCTACGTGGACATCGACAGCTTCAAGCCCTTCAACGATCTCTACGGCTACGCCAGGGGCGATGAAGTACTGCTCTGCCTGGCGCAGTGCCTGAGCGAACGCGTCGATCCGGCCCGGGACTTCGTCGGCCATATCGGCGGGGATGACTTCATGCTGGTATTGGGCTCCGAGGACTGGCGGCTACGCCTCAACCAGCTCATGGAGGACTTCCAGGGACAGAGTCGACGCTTCTATCGCAGCGAGCATTTGCAGGCAGGCTGCTTTGTCGCCCACAACCGTCATGGTGAGCGGGAGGAGTACCCATTACTCTCGCTGTCCATCGGGGTGGTGAGCCTCACACCGGAAGATGCTGAACGCCTCGATGCCGACCAGTTGGCCAGCCTTGCCTCGGAAGCGAAGCGCCACGCCAAGGCGATGCCGGGATACAGCCTGCACATCCTCGAAGCGAGCTGA